ACGCCGGTGGGCACGGCCCGCTCGCCCACGTGGGCCAGGGCCGACAGCGGCACCATCGACGCTGGTACCACCGACAGCGGCTGGCCGGTGGAGGCGTTGCGCTGGCCCGGGTTGGCCGATGCGCCGCCGGTGCCGGCCGCGCTGGCCGCGCGCGTGGCCGGCACCCACACGTCCTGCAGCGCCAGGGGCGACTGGGTGTATTGCGGCGCCCATTCCATGACCACGCTGTACTGGTTCAGGTCGCTGTACATGGTGGCCACCTGGCGCTGGCCGAAGGCGTTGTACAGGGCGGCGTCGATGGCCTGGGCCGTCACGCCCAGGCTGGCCGCGCGGGCGCGGTCGATCTGCAGATAGGTCTCCACGCCGTTGTCGCTCTGGTCGTCGTCCACGTCGGTCAGGCGCTCGTCGGCCTTCAGGCGCGCGGCCAGCTTGAGCGTCCACTCCTTGAGGTCGGCGACGTTGTCGGCCTTCAGCGCGAACTGGTAGGTGGCGTTGCTGCTGCGCCCGCCCACGCGCAGCTCCTGCACCGGGTTCAGGAACACGCGCAGGCCGGTGATGGCCGACAGCTGCGGGCGCAGCCGGTTGATGACGGCGCGCGTGCCCTCGCCCTGGGGCCGCTCGCGCGCGCCTTTCAGCGCTGCCGACAGAAAGCCGCCGCTGTTGCCGCTCGCAAAAGCCACCACCGTGCCTACCGACGGGTCGGCGCGGATGATGTCCACGGCCTGCTGCAGCTTGTCGGCCATGGCGCTGGACGAGATGCTCTGGTCGGCGCGCAGGCCGCCCATCATCTGGCCGCTGTCTTGCTCGGGAAAGAACCCCTTGGGGATGGAGGCGAACAGGTAGCCGTTCAGCCCCACCACCACGGCCAGCACCAGCACCACCAGCCAGGGCGATGCCAGCGCGCCATCCAGGGCGCGGGCATAGCCCCCCAGCAGGCCGCGCTCGGCCGCGCGCGCCCCGCCGGCCAGGGTGCGCCGCAGCCGGCCCATGGCGCTGGCGCGCACCGGCGCCGCGGCGGCATCACCCGCACGGACGCGCGGCAGCAGCAGCGCGCACAGCATCGGCGTGGTGGTCAGCGAGATGACCAGCGAAATCATCACCGCGGCCGACAGCGTGACGGCGAATTCGCGGAACAGCCGCCCCGGCTGACCGCCCATGAACAGCAGCGGGATGAACACCGCGATCAGCGAGACGCTGATGGTCAGCACGGTAAAGCCGACCTCGCGCGCGCCCTCCAGCGCCGCGCGGCGCCGCTCCCAGCCCTGCTCCAGGTGCCGGGTGATGTTCTCGATCACCACGATGGCGTCGTCCACCACGAAGCCGGTGGCCACGGTGAGGGCCATCAGCGTCAGGTTGTTCAGCGAATAGCCCAGCGCGTACATGACGGCGAAGGTGCCCAGCAGCGACACCACCGTGGCCACCGCCGGAATGACGGCCGCGCGCAGCGTGCGCAAGAACAGCCCGACCACGGCCACCACCAGCAGCACGGCGATCACCAGCGTGATCTCCACCTCCTGCACCGAGGCGCGCACCGAGCCCGTGCGGTCGATGGCCACGTCCAGCGCGATGTCCGGCGGCAGCTGGGCGCGCAGCTGCGGCAGCAGCTCTTGAATAGCGTCGGCGGTGGCGATCAGGTTGGCGTCTGGCTGCTGGGTGATGTTGACGACGATGGCCGGCTGGCCGTTGAACATGCCGCGCGTGCGCGTGTCCTGCACGCTGTCGCTCACGCGGGCCAGCTGCGACAGGCGCACCTCGTGGCCGCCGCGCATGGCGACGATGAGGTCGCGGTAGTCGGCCGCGCGCAGGCCCGGCGCGGGGGTCAGCACCTGCAGCGCGCGGCCGTCCGCCTCGCCGCCCAGCTCGACCACGCCCTTGGGCCGGTTGGCGTTGCCCGCCTGCAGCGCAGCGCGCACGTCATCGCCGCTGATGCCCAGCTGGGCCAGTGCGAAGGGGTTGAGCTCCACCCGCACGGCCGGCTGCGAGCCCCCGCCCAGCGTCACGTCGCCCACGCCCGGTACCTGCAGCAGGCGCTGGCTGACGATGTTGCTGACCGCGTCGTAGATCTGCCCGGGCGAGCGCGTCTGGGAGGTCAGCGCCAGGATCAAAAACGGCTGCGCGGCCGGGTTGGCCTTGCGGTACGTGGGGTTGGCGCGCAGGTTGGCCGGCAGGTCGATGCGCGCGGCGTTGATGGCCGCCTGCACGTCGCGCGCGGCGCTGTCGATGTTGCGGTTCAGGTCGAACTGCAGCACCACGCGCGAGCTGCCGGTGCTGCTGAAGCTGGTCATCTCGTTCACGCCGGAGATCGAGCCGAGCGTGCGCTCCAGCGGCGTGGCCACGGTGCGCGCCATGTCGGCGGGACTGGCGCCGGGCATGCTGGCCGACACGAAGATGACGGGAAAATCCACCGCCGGCAGCCGCGCCACCGGCAGCAGAAAGTAGGCGCCAATGCCCGCCAGCGCCAGGCCGATGGTCAGCAGCACGGTGGCGATCGGCCGCGCAATGAAGGGGCGCGAGAGGTTCACGGCGCCCCCTCGCGCCGGCCCTCGCCCCCCAGGCGCCGGCCCAGCCGGTCAAACCACAGGTAGATGACCGGCGTGGTGAACAGGGTGAGCAGCTGCGACAGCACCAGTCCGCCAAAGATCGCCAGCCCCAGCGGGCGGCGCAGCTCGGCCCCGTCGCCCCAGCTGAGCATCAAAGGCACGGCGGCAGCCAGCGCCGCCAGCGTGGTCATCAGGATGGGCCGAAAGCGCAAGAGCGCCGCCTGGTGGATGGCGTCGCGCGGCGCCATGCCCTGCCCGCGCTCGGCGTCGATGGCGAAGTCGATCATCATGATGGCGTTCTTCTTCACGATGCCGATGAGCAGCACCAGACCGATGATGCCCACCACGTCCAGCGCATGGCCGGACAGCCACAGCGCCAGCAGCGCCCCCACCCCGGCCGAAGGCAGCGTGGACAAAATGGTCAGCGGATGCACGTAGCTCTCGTACAGCACGCCCAGCACGATATAGACGCACACCACCGCCGCCAGGATCAGCCACAGCTGGTTGGACAGCGAGTTCTGGTAGGCGCCCGAGGCGCCCGTGAAGCGCAGCGTGATGGCCGCCGGCAGCCCTTCGGCCTGCGCCGCCGCGCGCACCGCCTGCACGGCCGCGCCCAGGCTCACGCCCGGCGCCGTGTCAAAACCCACCGTGGCGGCCGGGTACTGGCCCACCCGGTGCACGGTGAGCGGCGTTTCCTCCTCCACCACCCGGGCGAATGATTCGAGCGGCGTGGTGCCGCCGCTGCTGGTGCGCACCGGCAGCTCGCGCAGGGCGCGCAGGCTGGCGGCGTCGCTTTGCGCAGCCTCCAGGATCACCCGGTACTGGTTGGTCTCGGTGAAGATGGTGGAGACGATGCGCTGGCCAAAGGCGTTGTACAGCGTGTTGTCCAGGCTGCTGGCCGTGACCCCTAAGCGCGCGGCGGTGTCGCGGTCCACCCGCACCATGGCGGCCGGGCCGGTGTCGCCGGCGGTGGTGGTGGCGTGGCGCACCTCGCTCACCTGCCCCAGGCGCTGCACCAGGCGCCGCGCCCACTGGTTGACCTGGGCCGTGTCCACGCCCTCCAGGTCGAAGCGGTACTGGGTGGGGCCGGTGTCGGAATCGATCGTCAAATCCTGCGTGGGCTGCAGGTACAGCGTGGCGCCGGCCACGCGGCTAGCCACCTGCTCGCGCAGGCGCTGCATGACGGCCGCCTGCGAGTCGCCAAACAGCGGCTGCGGCCGCAGGTTGATGACCAGCCGGCCAGTGGACAGGGCGCTGTTGTTGGCCGCGTCCACCCCCACCACGGAGCTGACCGACTGCACGGCCTCGTCGGCCAGCACCAGCTGCGCCACCTGGCCCTGCAGCGCCGACATGCGGGCGAACGACACGTCCGCCGCCGCCTGCACCTGGCCCTGCAGCTGGCCCGTGCTCTGGGTGGGGAACAAGTCCTTGGGGATGACCACGTACAGCAGCGCCGTGAGCAGCAGCGTCAGCACCGCCACGGCCAGCGTCAGCGGCTGGTGCGCCAGCACCCAGTGCAGGCCGCGGTCGTAGTGGCCGAGCATCCAGTCCATGCGCGCCTGCATCCAGCGGGCAAACCGGCCCTGCGATGCATGCAGCGGGCCCAGCCAGCGCGCCGACATCATGGGCACCAGGGTCAGCGAGACCACGGCCGAGAACAGGATGGTGATGGCCAGCGTGACGGCAAATTCGCGAAACAGCCGGCCGATGACTTCCTGCATGAAGAGCAGCGGGATCAGCACGGCGATCAGCGAGACGGTGAGCGAGATGATGGTGAAGCCGATCTCGCCGGCGCCGTCGAGGGCGGCTTGCAGGGGGGATTTGGTGGCAGGGTCGTTTTGGCTTCGGCTCACGTCGGCTGCGCCGACATGACCCTGCGCCGAAACATCGCCCGTGCCCGCTGCGCCGCCAGGGCCGGCTGCGCCGGCCCGCATCTCGCGATGCCGTGGCCCATTTTGGCTTCGGCTCACGTCGGCTGCGCCGACATGACCCTGCGCCGAAACATCGCCCGTGTCGGCTACGCCGCCAGGGCCGGCTGCGCCGGCCCGCATCTCGCGATGCCGGGCGATGTTTTCAATCATCACGATCGCGTCATCCACCACGAACCCGGTCGCAATCGTCAGCGCCATCAGCGTCAGGTTGTTCAGCGAATACCCCATCAGGTACATGAACGCCAGCGTGCCGATCAGCGACACCGGCACCGCGATGCTGGCGATCACCGTGGCGCGCAGGCTGTGCAGGAAGGCGAAGATGACCAGCACCACCATGGCCACGGCCAGGATCAGCTCGACCTCCACGTGCTCCACCGAGGCGCGGATGCCCAGCGTGCGGTCAGTCAGCACCGCCACCTGCACGCTGCTCGGCAGGGCCTCGCGCAGCTGGGGCAGCTGGCGCTTGATGGCGTCCACCGTGGCGATCACGTTGGCGCCGGGCTGGCGCTGCACGTTCAGGATGATGGCGGGCGTGAGCGGGGTGGTGTTTTCAGATGAAATCAGCCCCTGGCCCCCGCCCAGCTTGCGGGAGTAGCTATCGTTTTTGATGCCTGTCCAGGCACCCAGGCGGCTGTTCTCGGAGCCGTCCACCACCTCGGCCACGTCTTTCAGGCGCACCGGCGCGCCGCTGACGTAGGCCACGATCAGCTCGCGATAGTCCGCAACCGACAGCAGCTGGTCGTTGGCGTTGATGCTGTACTGGCGCGCCGGCCCGTCGAAGCTGCCCTTGGCCGAGCTGGAGTTGCCCGCGCTGATGGCGCTGCTGAGGGCGTCCAGCGACAGGCCCATGCTGGCCAGCGCCTGCAGGTTGCCCTGCACGCGCACGGCGGGGCGCTGGCCGCCGGCCAGCGTGACCAGGCCCACGCCGTCGATCTGGCTGATCTTCAGCGCCAGCCGGGTGTTGACCATGTTCTGCACCTCGGTCAGCGGCAGGCTGTCCGAGGTGATGGCCAGCTGCAGGATGGGCGCGTCGGCCGGGTTGATCTTGGCGTACACCGGCGGCGCCGGCAGGTCGGCCGGCAGCAGCGAGCCGGCGGCGTTCATGGCCGCCTGCACCTGCTGCTCGGCCGAGTCCATGGACAGGCTGAGGTTGAACTGCAGCGTGATCAGCGACACGCCGGCGCTGCTGACGCTGCCCATGCGCGCCAGGCCCGGCATCTGGCCGAACTGGCGCTCCAGCGGCGCCGTGACGGTGCGGCTCATCACGTCCGGGCTGCCGCCGGGGTACAGCGTCTGCACCTGGATGGTGGGGTAGTCCACCTGCGGCAGCGCCGCCACGGGCAGAAAGCGCAGCCCCACCAGACCGGCCAGCACGATGGCCAGCATGAATAGCGCGGTCGCCACCGGCCGCTGGATGAACAGACGCGAGACGTTCATGCTGCGTGACCAGCCGCGTTACTGCGCCGCAGCCGATGCGGGTGCCTGCGCCGGCGCCGAAGCGCCCGCGCGGGGCGCCCCCCGGCCGGCACGCGAGGCGCCATCGGCCGGGCGCGAGGCACCGGCGCGCGCGCCCTCGGCCGCCCCGCGGCGCCTTGCGCCGCCGGCCGCGGCCTGGCCAGCCAGCTGCACCTTGCCGCCGTCCTTGACGCGGTCGCCGCCCTCGGTCACCACCTGCTCGCCGGCCTGCAGGCCCTGCGTGACGAGCACCCGGTCCACCGTGGCCATGCCGCGCACCACGGGGCGCATGCGCGCCACCTGCTCCTCGTCGATCACATAGACGTAGTCGCCCTGCGGGCCGGTGCGCACCGCCGTCACCGGCACCAGCAGGCCGCTTTGCG
The DNA window shown above is from Pulveribacter suum and carries:
- a CDS encoding efflux RND transporter permease subunit, whose product is MNLSRPFIARPIATVLLTIGLALAGIGAYFLLPVARLPAVDFPVIFVSASMPGASPADMARTVATPLERTLGSISGVNEMTSFSSTGSSRVVLQFDLNRNIDSAARDVQAAINAARIDLPANLRANPTYRKANPAAQPFLILALTSQTRSPGQIYDAVSNIVSQRLLQVPGVGDVTLGGGSQPAVRVELNPFALAQLGISGDDVRAALQAGNANRPKGVVELGGEADGRALQVLTPAPGLRAADYRDLIVAMRGGHEVRLSQLARVSDSVQDTRTRGMFNGQPAIVVNITQQPDANLIATADAIQELLPQLRAQLPPDIALDVAIDRTGSVRASVQEVEITLVIAVLLVVAVVGLFLRTLRAAVIPAVATVVSLLGTFAVMYALGYSLNNLTLMALTVATGFVVDDAIVVIENITRHLEQGWERRRAALEGAREVGFTVLTISVSLIAVFIPLLFMGGQPGRLFREFAVTLSAAVMISLVISLTTTPMLCALLLPRVRAGDAAAAPVRASAMGRLRRTLAGGARAAERGLLGGYARALDGALASPWLVVLVLAVVVGLNGYLFASIPKGFFPEQDSGQMMGGLRADQSISSSAMADKLQQAVDIIRADPSVGTVVAFASGNSGGFLSAALKGARERPQGEGTRAVINRLRPQLSAITGLRVFLNPVQELRVGGRSSNATYQFALKADNVADLKEWTLKLAARLKADERLTDVDDDQSDNGVETYLQIDRARAASLGVTAQAIDAALYNAFGQRQVATMYSDLNQYSVVMEWAPQYTQSPLALQDVWVPATRAASAAGTGGASANPGQRNASTGQPLSVVPASMVPLSALAHVGERAVPTGVMHDGGELSSTLSFNLADGVALEEGRQAVLEAVDAIGMPNNVRGAFAGAAAAAQQTEAQQGLLIVAAIVVIYIVLGILYESLIHPITVLTTLPSAGFGAVLALLALKMEFSIMALIGVFLLIGIVKKNAILIIDFALAAERTRGLDATAAVREACLMRFRPILMTTLAAGLGALPLAIGFGQGAELRQPLGVTIVGGLVASQLLTLLTTPVVYVLLDRLRRRPRRAPSAEGNPGVARAEAR
- a CDS encoding efflux RND transporter permease subunit, which gives rise to MNVSRLFIQRPVATALFMLAIVLAGLVGLRFLPVAALPQVDYPTIQVQTLYPGGSPDVMSRTVTAPLERQFGQMPGLARMGSVSSAGVSLITLQFNLSLSMDSAEQQVQAAMNAAGSLLPADLPAPPVYAKINPADAPILQLAITSDSLPLTEVQNMVNTRLALKISQIDGVGLVTLAGGQRPAVRVQGNLQALASMGLSLDALSSAISAGNSSSAKGSFDGPARQYSINANDQLLSVADYRELIVAYVSGAPVRLKDVAEVVDGSENSRLGAWTGIKNDSYSRKLGGGQGLISSENTTPLTPAIILNVQRQPGANVIATVDAIKRQLPQLREALPSSVQVAVLTDRTLGIRASVEHVEVELILAVAMVVLVIFAFLHSLRATVIASIAVPVSLIGTLAFMYLMGYSLNNLTLMALTIATGFVVDDAIVMIENIARHREMRAGAAGPGGVADTGDVSAQGHVGAADVSRSQNGPRHREMRAGAAGPGGAAGTGDVSAQGHVGAADVSRSQNDPATKSPLQAALDGAGEIGFTIISLTVSLIAVLIPLLFMQEVIGRLFREFAVTLAITILFSAVVSLTLVPMMSARWLGPLHASQGRFARWMQARMDWMLGHYDRGLHWVLAHQPLTLAVAVLTLLLTALLYVVIPKDLFPTQSTGQLQGQVQAAADVSFARMSALQGQVAQLVLADEAVQSVSSVVGVDAANNSALSTGRLVINLRPQPLFGDSQAAVMQRLREQVASRVAGATLYLQPTQDLTIDSDTGPTQYRFDLEGVDTAQVNQWARRLVQRLGQVSEVRHATTTAGDTGPAAMVRVDRDTAARLGVTASSLDNTLYNAFGQRIVSTIFTETNQYRVILEAAQSDAASLRALRELPVRTSSGGTTPLESFARVVEEETPLTVHRVGQYPAATVGFDTAPGVSLGAAVQAVRAAAQAEGLPAAITLRFTGASGAYQNSLSNQLWLILAAVVCVYIVLGVLYESYVHPLTILSTLPSAGVGALLALWLSGHALDVVGIIGLVLLIGIVKKNAIMMIDFAIDAERGQGMAPRDAIHQAALLRFRPILMTTLAALAAAVPLMLSWGDGAELRRPLGLAIFGGLVLSQLLTLFTTPVIYLWFDRLGRRLGGEGRREGAP